From the genome of Planctomycetota bacterium:
AACGGATCACTATCACTACTTCGAGGATGGCGGTGCGAACTATCACTGCCGCTACGACACATGGGAGTTGTTCCGCGGTCAGGAAGGCGATCCGTGGATTGGGCAAGTCGCCGAGCCGGAGATCCCCGATAACGTCAACGGAAAGGGACGTCGTCAGGACTGGATCAACCGGCCGTACATGCAGCCGGACGAGAAGCTAAGCCAGTCGCTGACAATCGATGCGGGGCTGACGTTCATCGATCGCAACGCAGCCGAAGACAACTGGCTGTTGCAGGTCGAGTGCTTCGATCCGCATGAGCCCTTCTTCTGCGATGACCAATGGCTTGACGTGATCGGATCGCCGGATTTCGAGCGACCGTTGTACGACTGGCCCGACTACGGCCGAGTGCCGGATGATCCCGCACTCATTGAGCAAGCGCGCCGGCGGTACGCCGCGCTGCTGGCCAAGTGCGACGACTCGCTGGGCAAGGTGCTCGACGCGTTCGACCGCCACGACATGTGGAAGGACACGATGCTCGTCGTCTGGACCGACCATGGTATCCTGCTCGGCGAGCACGGTTGGATGATGAAGAACGATCCGCCGATGTACGAGCAGATCAGCCACACGCCTTTGTTCATCCACGATCCGCGTCGGCCGGTCGGGGGTGAGCGGCGGAGGGCGTTGGTCCAGCCGGCCATTGACCTCGCGCCGACGTTGTTGGGGTTCTTCGGTGCCGAGTCAGACGCGACGTTGTTGGGCAAGGATCTTGGGCCGGTCCTCGCTGACGACACACCGGTGCGCGACGCGGCGATCTTCGGGTACCACGGGCGGGGTGTGAACATCGTCGGTGACACGCACGTCTACTACCGTGGCGGCCGTGAGGACACGCCGCCGGCGTCGACGTACACAATGCAACTCACGGCGATGAACTCCCGCTACGAGTTGCCGCGGCTGCTGCAAGTCGAGCCGGCCGGTCCTTTCGACCACACGCACGGCGTCTCGGTTTGGCGCGTGCCGCACAAGGACTTTCCCGGCTCGAACGACACGCTTTTGTTCGACCTGTCGCACGATCCCGACCAGGCGTCGCCGGTCGACGACCTTGAAATCGAGCGGCGGATGTGCAGCCAGATGGCGGCCTTGATGCGAGAAGCCGACGCGCCGCCGGAACAGTTCATACGCCTCGGTGTGTCGCCTTGATCACGTCAGCGTGCGCGACGGTGCCGGTCGTTTCGACGCGCGGCAAGTGAATCACATGGCCATCGTCGGCGTGCAGTACGACATCATCGAACAGGCTCGGCAGGCGTGTGTAGCTCGGGTCGCCCGGACAGTGCGGGAACAGGCCGATCGCCGCGAGGACGTACCACGCGCCCATCTCGCCGTTGTCTTCGTCGCCGGGATAGTCGTCGGGCGAGTACAACTCATCGAGCACGCGCCTGACCAAGCGCTGCGTCACGTCAGGCCGACCGACTCGTGCGGCGGTGAACAGCATGCCATGCACGGGCTGATTCGAGTGCGCATATTGGCCGAAGTTCGCCCCGGCCATCTCGGCCATCTCGTGGATGACCTTGCGGTAAGTACCGACCTCGAAGTGCGGC
Proteins encoded in this window:
- a CDS encoding sulfatase; translated protein: MKCVMLMFDSLNRHMLAPYGCDWTHTPSFQRLANRAVTFERSYVCSMPCMPARRDLHTGRPGFLHRGWGPLEPFDRSVFDTLRDQQGVYSHLATDHYHYFEDGGANYHCRYDTWELFRGQEGDPWIGQVAEPEIPDNVNGKGRRQDWINRPYMQPDEKLSQSLTIDAGLTFIDRNAAEDNWLLQVECFDPHEPFFCDDQWLDVIGSPDFERPLYDWPDYGRVPDDPALIEQARRRYAALLAKCDDSLGKVLDAFDRHDMWKDTMLVVWTDHGILLGEHGWMMKNDPPMYEQISHTPLFIHDPRRPVGGERRRALVQPAIDLAPTLLGFFGAESDATLLGKDLGPVLADDTPVRDAAIFGYHGRGVNIVGDTHVYYRGGREDTPPASTYTMQLTAMNSRYELPRLLQVEPAGPFDHTHGVSVWRVPHKDFPGSNDTLLFDLSHDPDQASPVDDLEIERRMCSQMAALMREADAPPEQFIRLGVSP